A region from the Drosophila bipectinata strain 14024-0381.07 chromosome 3R, DbipHiC1v2, whole genome shotgun sequence genome encodes:
- the wrd gene encoding serine/threonine-protein phosphatase 2A 56 kDa regulatory subunit gamma isoform isoform X3, whose amino-acid sequence MDNEALEATTTATPSEVATPPSTATTTTSAAATATTSSAVSGATTSSSSITASPSSSKSEAATNNNSSSSTSGTSIVVATNGIKESNSNLSTTTAPSATPASSATTATTTTIPYLVGVPTSSEANKDKDNTPPRDAPPPTPITKGLNLTGTPIVRKEKRQSSARYNASKNCELTALSPLTEQTTAGEREELFIQKIRQCCTLFDFSEPLSDLKWKEVKRAALHEMVDFLTNQNGVITEVIYPEAINMFSVNLFRTLPPSSNPNGAEFDPEEDEPTLESSWPHLQLVYELFLRFLESPDFQPNMAKRYIDHQFVLQLLDLFDSEDPRERDFLKTVLHRIYGKFLGLRAFIRKQINNVFYRFIYETEHHNGIAELLEILGSIINGFALPLKEEHKQFLLKVLLPLHKAKSLSVYHPQLTYCVVQFLEKDPSLSEAVIKSLLKFWPKTHSPKEVMFLNELEELLDVIEPAEFQKVMVPLFRQIAKCVSSPHFQVAERALYYWNNEYIMSLIADNSAVILPIMFPALNRNSKTHWNKTIHGLIYNALKLFMEMNQRLFDDCSKNYKQEKQMEREKLSQREELWQQVESLAKTNPEWSKARRFNDFLPPNDSRNLYNEYNENCDLPYEQNEQQQARQPPPPLPPQKQALQEPREVRGERNKDKPLLRRKSDLPSDSGTVKALIEHKRPDEYLTTPPPDGSI is encoded by the exons ATGGATAACGAGGCGTtagaagcaacaacaacagcaacaccatccGAAGTTGCAACACCACCAagcacagcaacaacaacaacatcagcagcagcaacagcaacaacatcatcaGCAGTATCAGGAGCAACCACATCATCTTCATCTATAACCGCATCGCCATCGTCATCGAAAAGCGAAGCAGCCACAAACaataacagcagcagcagcacaagCGGCACTAGCATAGTCGTAGCCACTAACGGTATCAAAGAGAGTAACAGTAACTTAAGTACAACAACAGCACCGTCAGCAACGCCAGCATCATCagccacaacagcaacaacaacaaccatacCATATCTGGTCGGCGTTCCAACCAGTAGTGAG GCTAACAAAGACAAGGACAACACACCGCCCCGAGATGCACCGCCGCCCACGCCGATCACCAAGGGCCTGAACCTCACCGGCACCCCCATCGTTCGCAAGGAGAAGCGCCAGAGCAGCGCCCGCTACAATGCCTCCAAAAATTGTGAACTGACGGCCCTCAGTCCCCTAACCGAGC AAACGACGGCTGGCGAACGGGAGGAGCTGTTCATCCAAAAGATCCGGCAATGCTGCACACTCTTCGACTTTTCGGAGCCGCTGAGCGACCTGAAATGGAAGGAAGTGAAGCGTGCGGCCCTCCACGAGATGGTCGACTTTCTCACAAACCAAAATGGCGTGATTACCGAAGTGATCTACCCGGAAGCGATCAACATG TTTTCTGTCAACCTTTTCCGCACCCTGCCGCCATCGTCCAATCCGAATGGCGCTGAATTCGATCCCGAGGAGGATGAGCCGACGCTGGAGTCGTCGTGGCCGCACCTCCAGCTGGTCTATGAGCTTTTCTTGCGCTTCTTGGAGTCGCCGGACTTCCAACCAAATATGGCTAAACGATATATCGATCATCAGTTCGTATTACAACTATTGGATTTATTCGATTCGGAGGATCCGCGAGAACGTGATTTCCTAAAGACTGTTTTACATCGCATCTATGGAAAATTTTTGGGTTTGAGAGCATTTATTAGGAAGCAGATCAACAATGTCTTTTACAG ATTTATCTATGAAACGGAGCATCATAACGGCATAGCCGAGTTACTGGAGATCCTGGGCAGTATAATCAATGGCTTCGCTCTACCGCTCAAAGAGGAgcataaacaatttttactTAAGGTATTGTTGCCATTGCACAAAGCCAAGAGCCTCTCGGTCTACCATCCGCAGCTAACCTACTGCGTGGTGCAGTTCCTCGAGAAGGATCCCAGTTTATCCGAGGCTGTTATCAA AAGCCTTCTTAAATTTTGGCCGAAGACACATAGCCCCAAGGAGGTGATGTTCTTGAATGAACTGGAAGAGCTACTTGACGTAATCGAACCGGCCGAATTCCAAAAAGTAATGGTGCCCCTGTTCCGCCAAATAGCCAAGTGCGTCTCCTCGCCGCACTTCCAAGTGGCTGAACGGGCGCTCTACTATTGGAATAACGAGTACATCATGTCCTTGATAGCGGACAACTCTGCGGTCATACTACCCATCATGTTCCCCGCGTTGAATCGCAACTCCAAGACGCACTGGAACAAAACAATCCATGGATTAATCTACAATGCCCTCAAGCTGTTTATGGAAATGAATCAGCGGTTGTTCGACGACTGCAGCAAGAACTACAAGCAGGAGAAGCAAAT GGAGCGCGAGAAACTGTCGCAGCGGGAGGAGCTCTGGCAGCAGGTGGAGAGCTTGGCCAAGACGAATCCGGAGTGGTCGAAGGCGCGTCGGTTCAACGACTTCCTGCCGCCGAACGACAGCCGAAACCTGTATAATGAATACAATGAAAATTGTGATCTGCCCTATGAGCAGAacgagcagcagcaggcccGCCAGCCGCCGCCCCCACTTCCGCCGCAGAAACAGGCGCTGCAGGAGCCCCGAGAG GTTCGGGGCGAGCGGAACAAGGACAAGCCGCTCCTGCGCCGCAAGTCGGACCTGCCATCGGACAGTGGGACCGTGAAGGCCCTCATCGAGCACAAGCGACCCGATGAGTACCTGACCACGCCGCCGCCGGATGGAAGCATCTAG
- the wrd gene encoding serine/threonine-protein phosphatase 2A 56 kDa regulatory subunit gamma isoform isoform X1 — protein sequence MVFGAMLLSGNINGPKKQQEPQQQPQQQQQQKDENPQKPKPAEIKASRSHKDTQDTQQPPGAGYYALGIRIPKSPSFHSGLDQLADDELEDQDQNPDQDREQGGSKFKFSSVEELKAKFEGRKTPLSPPEAAAGSAATASSSPSSSSTSSNSSASALSSLSQAGSSSLASAAANSSASSSAATYGGGANSAAAALIASSPFGSQSSTSSLSLSSNAGMPKPGATTTAAPTSAGNSLVSTLAQHFSAATSAAASAAAAAASSASGSTASGSSASSSSGASNASGSIAASKSPVSAAAAIKNILNATKSVGNSAAAAAAAAAAATSSSSSSSTPAAPTTNNTTNAIATATATAPVTSTGTGIGTGTGPGPGAIPNNEAPAEELRPTVAQNLVGGISISLGIGQRNGSATQTATVVATSSSTVVVSCASSSLTILQQNGDHHHQTLQQLTGSPGRARDRNLFHTPPTASVALALPALRETTAGEREELFIQKIRQCCTLFDFSEPLSDLKWKEVKRAALHEMVDFLTNQNGVITEVIYPEAINMFSVNLFRTLPPSSNPNGAEFDPEEDEPTLESSWPHLQLVYELFLRFLESPDFQPNMAKRYIDHQFVLQLLDLFDSEDPRERDFLKTVLHRIYGKFLGLRAFIRKQINNVFYRFIYETEHHNGIAELLEILGSIINGFALPLKEEHKQFLLKVLLPLHKAKSLSVYHPQLTYCVVQFLEKDPSLSEAVIKSLLKFWPKTHSPKEVMFLNELEELLDVIEPAEFQKVMVPLFRQIAKCVSSPHFQVAERALYYWNNEYIMSLIADNSAVILPIMFPALNRNSKTHWNKTIHGLIYNALKLFMEMNQRLFDDCSKNYKQEKQMEREKLSQREELWQQVESLAKTNPEWSKARRFNDFLPPNDSRNLYNEYNENCDLPYEQNEQQQARQPPPPLPPQKQALQEPREVRGERNKDKPLLRRKSDLPSDSGTVKALIEHKRPDEYLTTPPPDGSI from the exons ATGGTCTTCGGTGCTATGCTGCTATCGGGCAACATAAACGGCCCAAAAAAGCAACAGGAACCACAACAGCagccccaacaacaacagcagcagaaggACGAGAACCCGCAGAAACCGAAACCGGCTGAAATCAAAGCCTCCAGAAGCCACAAGGATACCCAAGATACCCAGCAACCACCAGGCGCCGGGTATTATGCGCTCGGCATTCGAATTCCAAAGTCGCCATCTTTCCACAGTGGTCTAGACCAGCTGGCCGACGACGAGTTGGAGGACCAGGATCAGAATCCGGACCAGGATCGGGAGCAAGGCGGCAGCAAATTCAAATTCAGCAGCGTGGAGGAGCTCAAGGCCAAGTTCGAGGGGCGGAAGACGCCCCTCTCGCCACCGGAAGCGGCCGCCGGATCAGCGGCAACTGCCTCCTCTTCGCCCTCGTCCTCCTCCACCAGCTCCAACTCCTCCGCCTCGGCTCTGTCCTCGCTCTCGCAGGCGGGCTCATCTTCGCTGGCCTCGGCGGCGGCCAACTCCTCGGCCTCATCCTCGGCGGCAACGTACGGCGGTGGAGCCAATTCGGCGGCAGCCGCTCTGATAGCCTCCTCGCCCTTTGGATCGCAGTCCTCCACTTCCTCGTTGTCGCTTTCCTCGAATGCCGGCATGCCGAAGCCCGGAGCTACCACAACGGCTGCCCCAACCAGCGCTGGAAACTCGCTGGTGTCCACCCTGGCGCAGCACTTTTCGGCGGCCACCTCGGCAGCTGCCTCTGCGGCAGCTGCAGCCGCTTCTTCTGCTTCCGGTTCGACAGCTTCCGGCTCGTCTGCTTCCTCGTCTAGCGGCGCCAGTAATGCATCCGGCTCCATTGCCGCCAGCAAG TCACCGGTGAGCGCGGCCGCGGCCATTAAGAACATACTGAATGCCACCAAAAGTGTGGGCAACAGTGCTGCAGCGGCGgctgcagcagcggcggcggccaCCTCCtcatcatcctcatcctccACACCAGCCGCCCCAACAACTAACAACACCACCAACGCCATAGCCACAGCCACCGCTACCGCTCCCGTCACcagcactggcactggcatcGGCACCGGCACTGGCCCTGGCCCAGGCGCCATACCAAACAACGAGGCGCCCGCAGAGGAGCTGCGCCCAACGGTGGCCCAAAATCTGGTCGGCGGCATTAGCATCTCACTGGGCATTGGCCAGCGGAATGGCAGTGCCACACAGACGGCAACAGTTGTGGCCACATCCAGCTCCACTGTGGTGGTGTCCTGTGCATCCAGCAGCTTGACCATCCTGCAGCAGAACGGTGACCACCATCACCAGACGCTGCAACAGCTGACCGGCAGTCCGGGAAGAGCTCGTGACCGGAATCTGTTCCATACGCCACCCACCGCTTCGGTTGCCCTGGCGCTGCCTGCACTGCGAG AAACGACGGCTGGCGAACGGGAGGAGCTGTTCATCCAAAAGATCCGGCAATGCTGCACACTCTTCGACTTTTCGGAGCCGCTGAGCGACCTGAAATGGAAGGAAGTGAAGCGTGCGGCCCTCCACGAGATGGTCGACTTTCTCACAAACCAAAATGGCGTGATTACCGAAGTGATCTACCCGGAAGCGATCAACATG TTTTCTGTCAACCTTTTCCGCACCCTGCCGCCATCGTCCAATCCGAATGGCGCTGAATTCGATCCCGAGGAGGATGAGCCGACGCTGGAGTCGTCGTGGCCGCACCTCCAGCTGGTCTATGAGCTTTTCTTGCGCTTCTTGGAGTCGCCGGACTTCCAACCAAATATGGCTAAACGATATATCGATCATCAGTTCGTATTACAACTATTGGATTTATTCGATTCGGAGGATCCGCGAGAACGTGATTTCCTAAAGACTGTTTTACATCGCATCTATGGAAAATTTTTGGGTTTGAGAGCATTTATTAGGAAGCAGATCAACAATGTCTTTTACAG ATTTATCTATGAAACGGAGCATCATAACGGCATAGCCGAGTTACTGGAGATCCTGGGCAGTATAATCAATGGCTTCGCTCTACCGCTCAAAGAGGAgcataaacaatttttactTAAGGTATTGTTGCCATTGCACAAAGCCAAGAGCCTCTCGGTCTACCATCCGCAGCTAACCTACTGCGTGGTGCAGTTCCTCGAGAAGGATCCCAGTTTATCCGAGGCTGTTATCAA AAGCCTTCTTAAATTTTGGCCGAAGACACATAGCCCCAAGGAGGTGATGTTCTTGAATGAACTGGAAGAGCTACTTGACGTAATCGAACCGGCCGAATTCCAAAAAGTAATGGTGCCCCTGTTCCGCCAAATAGCCAAGTGCGTCTCCTCGCCGCACTTCCAAGTGGCTGAACGGGCGCTCTACTATTGGAATAACGAGTACATCATGTCCTTGATAGCGGACAACTCTGCGGTCATACTACCCATCATGTTCCCCGCGTTGAATCGCAACTCCAAGACGCACTGGAACAAAACAATCCATGGATTAATCTACAATGCCCTCAAGCTGTTTATGGAAATGAATCAGCGGTTGTTCGACGACTGCAGCAAGAACTACAAGCAGGAGAAGCAAAT GGAGCGCGAGAAACTGTCGCAGCGGGAGGAGCTCTGGCAGCAGGTGGAGAGCTTGGCCAAGACGAATCCGGAGTGGTCGAAGGCGCGTCGGTTCAACGACTTCCTGCCGCCGAACGACAGCCGAAACCTGTATAATGAATACAATGAAAATTGTGATCTGCCCTATGAGCAGAacgagcagcagcaggcccGCCAGCCGCCGCCCCCACTTCCGCCGCAGAAACAGGCGCTGCAGGAGCCCCGAGAG GTTCGGGGCGAGCGGAACAAGGACAAGCCGCTCCTGCGCCGCAAGTCGGACCTGCCATCGGACAGTGGGACCGTGAAGGCCCTCATCGAGCACAAGCGACCCGATGAGTACCTGACCACGCCGCCGCCGGATGGAAGCATCTAG
- the wrd gene encoding uncharacterized protein wrd isoform X2, producing the protein MVFGAMLLSGNINGPKKQQEPQQQPQQQQQQKDENPQKPKPAEIKASRSHKDTQDTQQPPGAGYYALGIRIPKSPSFHSGLDQLADDELEDQDQNPDQDREQGGSKFKFSSVEELKAKFEGRKTPLSPPEAAAGSAATASSSPSSSSTSSNSSASALSSLSQAGSSSLASAAANSSASSSAATYGGGANSAAAALIASSPFGSQSSTSSLSLSSNAGMPKPGATTTAAPTSAGNSLVSTLAQHFSAATSAAASAAAAAASSASGSTASGSSASSSSGASNASGSIAASKSPVSAAAAIKNILNATKSVGNSAAAAAAAAAAATSSSSSSSTPAAPTTNNTTNAIATATATAPVTSTGTGIGTGTGPGPGAIPNNEAPAEELRPTVAQNLVGGISISLGIGQRNGSATQTATVVATSSSTVVVSCASSSLTILQQNGDHHHQTLQQLTGSPGRARDRNLFHTPPTASVALALPALRETTAGEREELFIQKIRQCCTLFDFSEPLSDLKWKEVKRAALHEMVDFLTNQNGVITEVIYPEAINMFSVNLFRTLPPSSNPNGAEFDPEEDEPTLESSWPHLQLVYELFLRFLESPDFQPNMAKRYIDHQFVLQLLDLFDSEDPRERDFLKTVLHRIYGKFLGLRAFIRKQINNVFYRFIYETEHHNGIAELLEILGSIINGFALPLKEEHKQFLLKVLLPLHKAKSLSVYHPQLTYCVVQFLEKDPSLSEAVIKSLLKFWPKTHSPKEVMFLNELEELLDVIEPAEFQKVMVPLFRQIAKCVSSPHFQVAERALYYWNNEYIMSLIADNSAVILPIMFPALNRNSKTHWNKTIHGLIYNALKLFMEMNQRLFDDCSKNYKQEKQMEREKLSQREELWQQVESLAKTNPEWSKARRFNDFLPPNDSRNLYNEYNENCDLPYEQNEQQQARQPPPPLPPQKQALQEPRE; encoded by the exons ATGGTCTTCGGTGCTATGCTGCTATCGGGCAACATAAACGGCCCAAAAAAGCAACAGGAACCACAACAGCagccccaacaacaacagcagcagaaggACGAGAACCCGCAGAAACCGAAACCGGCTGAAATCAAAGCCTCCAGAAGCCACAAGGATACCCAAGATACCCAGCAACCACCAGGCGCCGGGTATTATGCGCTCGGCATTCGAATTCCAAAGTCGCCATCTTTCCACAGTGGTCTAGACCAGCTGGCCGACGACGAGTTGGAGGACCAGGATCAGAATCCGGACCAGGATCGGGAGCAAGGCGGCAGCAAATTCAAATTCAGCAGCGTGGAGGAGCTCAAGGCCAAGTTCGAGGGGCGGAAGACGCCCCTCTCGCCACCGGAAGCGGCCGCCGGATCAGCGGCAACTGCCTCCTCTTCGCCCTCGTCCTCCTCCACCAGCTCCAACTCCTCCGCCTCGGCTCTGTCCTCGCTCTCGCAGGCGGGCTCATCTTCGCTGGCCTCGGCGGCGGCCAACTCCTCGGCCTCATCCTCGGCGGCAACGTACGGCGGTGGAGCCAATTCGGCGGCAGCCGCTCTGATAGCCTCCTCGCCCTTTGGATCGCAGTCCTCCACTTCCTCGTTGTCGCTTTCCTCGAATGCCGGCATGCCGAAGCCCGGAGCTACCACAACGGCTGCCCCAACCAGCGCTGGAAACTCGCTGGTGTCCACCCTGGCGCAGCACTTTTCGGCGGCCACCTCGGCAGCTGCCTCTGCGGCAGCTGCAGCCGCTTCTTCTGCTTCCGGTTCGACAGCTTCCGGCTCGTCTGCTTCCTCGTCTAGCGGCGCCAGTAATGCATCCGGCTCCATTGCCGCCAGCAAG TCACCGGTGAGCGCGGCCGCGGCCATTAAGAACATACTGAATGCCACCAAAAGTGTGGGCAACAGTGCTGCAGCGGCGgctgcagcagcggcggcggccaCCTCCtcatcatcctcatcctccACACCAGCCGCCCCAACAACTAACAACACCACCAACGCCATAGCCACAGCCACCGCTACCGCTCCCGTCACcagcactggcactggcatcGGCACCGGCACTGGCCCTGGCCCAGGCGCCATACCAAACAACGAGGCGCCCGCAGAGGAGCTGCGCCCAACGGTGGCCCAAAATCTGGTCGGCGGCATTAGCATCTCACTGGGCATTGGCCAGCGGAATGGCAGTGCCACACAGACGGCAACAGTTGTGGCCACATCCAGCTCCACTGTGGTGGTGTCCTGTGCATCCAGCAGCTTGACCATCCTGCAGCAGAACGGTGACCACCATCACCAGACGCTGCAACAGCTGACCGGCAGTCCGGGAAGAGCTCGTGACCGGAATCTGTTCCATACGCCACCCACCGCTTCGGTTGCCCTGGCGCTGCCTGCACTGCGAG AAACGACGGCTGGCGAACGGGAGGAGCTGTTCATCCAAAAGATCCGGCAATGCTGCACACTCTTCGACTTTTCGGAGCCGCTGAGCGACCTGAAATGGAAGGAAGTGAAGCGTGCGGCCCTCCACGAGATGGTCGACTTTCTCACAAACCAAAATGGCGTGATTACCGAAGTGATCTACCCGGAAGCGATCAACATG TTTTCTGTCAACCTTTTCCGCACCCTGCCGCCATCGTCCAATCCGAATGGCGCTGAATTCGATCCCGAGGAGGATGAGCCGACGCTGGAGTCGTCGTGGCCGCACCTCCAGCTGGTCTATGAGCTTTTCTTGCGCTTCTTGGAGTCGCCGGACTTCCAACCAAATATGGCTAAACGATATATCGATCATCAGTTCGTATTACAACTATTGGATTTATTCGATTCGGAGGATCCGCGAGAACGTGATTTCCTAAAGACTGTTTTACATCGCATCTATGGAAAATTTTTGGGTTTGAGAGCATTTATTAGGAAGCAGATCAACAATGTCTTTTACAG ATTTATCTATGAAACGGAGCATCATAACGGCATAGCCGAGTTACTGGAGATCCTGGGCAGTATAATCAATGGCTTCGCTCTACCGCTCAAAGAGGAgcataaacaatttttactTAAGGTATTGTTGCCATTGCACAAAGCCAAGAGCCTCTCGGTCTACCATCCGCAGCTAACCTACTGCGTGGTGCAGTTCCTCGAGAAGGATCCCAGTTTATCCGAGGCTGTTATCAA AAGCCTTCTTAAATTTTGGCCGAAGACACATAGCCCCAAGGAGGTGATGTTCTTGAATGAACTGGAAGAGCTACTTGACGTAATCGAACCGGCCGAATTCCAAAAAGTAATGGTGCCCCTGTTCCGCCAAATAGCCAAGTGCGTCTCCTCGCCGCACTTCCAAGTGGCTGAACGGGCGCTCTACTATTGGAATAACGAGTACATCATGTCCTTGATAGCGGACAACTCTGCGGTCATACTACCCATCATGTTCCCCGCGTTGAATCGCAACTCCAAGACGCACTGGAACAAAACAATCCATGGATTAATCTACAATGCCCTCAAGCTGTTTATGGAAATGAATCAGCGGTTGTTCGACGACTGCAGCAAGAACTACAAGCAGGAGAAGCAAAT GGAGCGCGAGAAACTGTCGCAGCGGGAGGAGCTCTGGCAGCAGGTGGAGAGCTTGGCCAAGACGAATCCGGAGTGGTCGAAGGCGCGTCGGTTCAACGACTTCCTGCCGCCGAACGACAGCCGAAACCTGTATAATGAATACAATGAAAATTGTGATCTGCCCTATGAGCAGAacgagcagcagcaggcccGCCAGCCGCCGCCCCCACTTCCGCCGCAGAAACAGGCGCTGCAGGAGCCCCGAGAG TGA
- the cdm gene encoding importin-13 gives MEGSFQAAAANARSMEPIDIARLEEAVIAFYRINAQDQAVTHGWLTEAEASPQAWQFSWQFMQLGKSQEVQFFGAITLHSKLMKHWHEVPPENREELKQKILETIVQFAGGPKIVLNRLCIALGAYIVHMLDEWPRAIEEVIETFQNQRMPNVTPDIQLWIMLEVLQAIPEEAQVIHTSVKRVTLRAELGKRVPLILQTNESYLKQQMNRVWDAETYSNMIRAVKCVGTWIKNIGYSIEGCVTITAVLLEVVNKCYWPCIRAGDGCMSADENELAEACLKTMVTIIIQPDCHNFPKTSFILIKMFLDSLSEITKMEWKRDNDNEDIIVHIYMLFVSAVERHSSLLLSGITSSDPELTVLVNRVVQEILHCTDKPGIYPVEESCSTMALAFWYMLQDEVFAIQNEEQKIKCWEYIKPLYAHLTSILVRKSEQPDERSLDKWNSDDLECFRCYRQDISDTFMYCYDVLHDYILEILAAMLDEALAELQRHPSHWTKLEACIYSFQSVAEHFGGEESRQIPRLMRVLAEIPYEKMNVKLLGTALETVGSYCNWLMENPSFIPPAINLLVRGLNSSMSAQATLGLKELCRDCQLQLKPYAEPLLNACHASLITGRMKNSDSVRLMFSIGKLMSLLPPDQIPKYLDIIVSPCFEELQVICEANTKTPAARIRTIFRLNMISTLFSSLNTDLDEESKEHATVQPVLLVMQRTMPIFRRIAEIWVEEIDVLEAACSAMKHAIMNLRGSFQPMLEDLCLFIVASFQTRCCAPTMEISKTAIVMFYKDESCKPLMQQLLREFIQHSFKVFENVPQQNFSNISDTMETFYGCASQIVKKIPQTLEDKTIAYDRLVYYAQRCMTLPESGAIRTSIQFMTHFIMHSRNHPHVTEVILATGEQTLYTVMTCVGYLTPRSQVDKFADVFLAMNKKYPAEMAVWLKTVMATPNFPTELISDAEKTRYTSLIIKEKVNKRLLQQHLSEMAIKTRGLTEKFQ, from the exons ATGGAAGGAAGCTTCCAAGCGGCAGCAGCCAATGCGAGGAGCATGGAACCCATAGACATAGCCCGTCTCGAGGAGGCTGTCATCGCTTTCTATCGGATCAATGCCCAAGACCAGGCGGTCACCCACGGATGGCTTACGGAGGCGGAGGCCAGTCCCCAGGCCTGGCAATTTTCCTGGCAGTTTATGCAGCTGGGCAAG AGTCAGGAAGTGCAATTCTTCGGCGCAATTACGCTGCACTCCAAGCTGATGAAGCACTGGCATGAAGTGCCTCCAGAGAACCGCGAGGAGCTGAAGCAGAAGATCCTTGAGACGATCGTCCAGTTTGCAGGAGGTCCCAAGATCGTACTCAACAGGTTGTGCATCGCTTTGGGCGCCTACATTGTCCACATGCTAGACGAGTGGCCCAGGGCCATTGAGGAGGTGATCGAGACTTTCCAGAATCAGCGAATGCCCAACGTCACGCCGGACATTCAGCTATGGATCATGCTCGAGGTGCTGCAGGCCATTCCAGAGGAGGCCCAGGTCATCCATACCTCCGTCAAGCGCGTCACTTTGCGCGCCGAGCTAGGCAAGCGAGTTCCATTGATACTTCAGACGAACGAGTCGTATCTTAAGCAGCAAATGAACCGGGTTTGGGATGCAGAAACCTATAGCAACATGATCAGAGCCGTCAAGTGCGTAGGCACTTGGATTAA AAACATTGGCTACTCGATTGAGGGCTGTGTGACCATCACAGCGGTGCTCCTGGAGGTTGTAAACAAATGCTATTGGCCCTGCATCCGAGCCGGTGACGGTTGCATGTCTGCTGATGAGAACGAACTCGCTGAGGCTTGCCTGAAGACGATGGTGACCATCATTATCCAACCGGATTGTCACAATTTCCCAAAGACGTCGTTCATACTAATCAAGATGTTCCTCGATTCCCTGAGCGAAATCACCAAGATGGAATGGAAGAGGGATAACGACAACGAGGACATTATTGTGCACATTTACATGCTCTTCGTCTCGGCCGTAGAACGTCACTCCAGCCTGCTTCTTAGTGGAATCACATCGTCAGATCCGGAGCTCACAGTGCTAGTCAACCGCGTCGTCCAGGAGATCCTCCACTGCACCGACAAGCCCGGCATTTACCCGGTCGAAGAGTCCTGCAGCACAATGGCCCTGGCCTTTTGGTATATGCTTCAGGACGAGGTCTTCGCCATACAGAACGAGGAGCAGAAGATCAAGTGCTGGGAGTATATCAAGCCTCTGTACGCTCATCTCACAAGTATTTTGGTgcgcaaatcggagcagccaGATGAAAGGTCGTTGGACAAGTGGAACTCCGACGACTTGGAGTGTTTTAGGTGCTACAGGCAGGATATATCCGATACCTTT ATGTATTGCTATGATGTGCTGCACGATTACATTCTGGAAATCCTGGCAGCCATGCTGGACGAGGCTTTGGCTGAATTGCAACGGCACCCGAGTCACTGGACAAAGCTGGAGGCCTGCATCTATTCGTTCCAATCCGTGGCCGAGCACTTTGGTGGCGAGGAATCGCGACAAATACCCAGGCTAATGCGCGTTCTGGCCGAGATCCCATACGAAAAGATGAATGTCAAGCTGTTGGGAACCGCTCTCGAAACGGTCGGATCGTACTGCAACTGGTTAATGGAGAACCCGTCCTTTATTCCGCCAGCTATTAACCTACTGGTGCGCGGCTTAAACTCCTCAATGTCCGCCCAGGCCACGCTGGGCCTCAAGGAACTGTGCCGGGATTGCCAGCTGCAGTTGAAACCATATGCTGAGCCGCTCCTCAATGCTTGCCATGCTTCGCTCATTACAGGACGCATGAAGAACTCGGACTCGGTCAGATTAATGTTCAGCATTGGGAAGCTGATGAGCCTGCTACCACCGGATCAAATACCCAAGTATTTGGACATCATCGTTAGTCCGTGCTTTGAGGAACTTCAGGTCATCTGTGAAGCAAATACA AAAACTCCCGCGGCCAGGATTCGCACTATCTTTCGGCTCAATATGATCTCCACGTTGTTCTCGTCGTTAAACACGGATTTGGATGAGGAGTCTAAGGAGCATGCAACTGTGCAGCCAGTTCTTCTTGTGATGCAGCGAACCATGCCCATTTTTAGGCGAATAGCCGAGATTTGGGTAGAGGAGATAGATGTTCTTGAG GCCGCTTGTAGTGCCATGAAGCACGCAATAATGAATCTAAGAGGCAGCTTTCAACCTATGCTGGAAGATCTATGCCTCTTTATTGTGGCAAGCTTCCAGACACGATGCTGTGCTCCAACGATGGAGATATCCAAAACG GCCATCGTTATGTTTTACAAGGACGAGAGCTGCAAGCCGCTAATGCAACAACTCCTTAGGGAGTTCATCCAGCACAGCTTCAAGGTTTTTGAGAACGTTCCACAGCAGAATTTCTCCAACATTTCGGACACCATGGAGACCTTCTATGGGTGTGCGTCGCAAATTGTAAAGAAGATACCGCAAACTTTGGAAGACAAAACTATCGCCTATGATCGTCTGGTCTACTACGCTCAACGGTGCATGACTTTGCCGGAGAGTGGAGCCATTCGCACCAGCATCCAATTTATGACCCACTTTATAATGCATTCGCGCAACCATCCGCACGTCACCGAGGTCATCCTGGCCACCGGTGAACAGACCCTCTACACGGTGATGACCTGCGTGGGATACTTGACGCCGCGGTCTCAAGTGGACAAGTTTGCAGATGTCTTCTTGGCCATGAACAAGAAATACCCGGCTGAAATGGCAGTCTGGCTAAAGACAGTGATGGCAACTCCTAATTTCCCCACAGAACTTATCAGCGATGCGGAAAAGACACGCTACACATCATTAATAATCAA ggaaaaagtaaacaaacgGTTGCTGCAACAACACCTTTCGGAGATGGCCATCAAGACGCGAGGACTCACCGAGAAGTTCCAGtaa